The Gemmatimonadaceae bacterium genome has a window encoding:
- a CDS encoding glycosyltransferase family 39 protein: MIAALRAWWEGEDAAARGALVLIVLAAAVARAASLGQPMRYDESVTFLYFIGRPWGTAISSYQFPNNHLLYTVAAKLTSLLGGGAAWALRLPAFVAGVAIVPLTYAVGRALFTRASGLIGAALAAGSTPLILYSANARGYAFVVAAYLGLLLIAARIRDAGATRRRWIAFALVGGAGLATIPVMLYPLGAVALWLALALVVERGAAAGPTLAGLAAALAGAGLVALVAYAPILGANGLAALTANKFVAASSWPHFYRELLPGIADALASWGQPFPLPVAVLLALAAAAGAAGSMRITREGVSVLLAAYVWSAALLIATHRAPFPRTWLWLVPVAALLVGVAGDRVLRLPWLSRAASHVPAISAAAALAAVAWGIETHAVARSLDTGVFQGAHDVAQALATRAQRGDRVLAWIPSNAPLQYYMLRAGADTSLLSTPDSATTREIIVLNENYGQSVPWAVAVGMVDTARFGPIAPAMHARDGDVYVAELKAGHP; the protein is encoded by the coding sequence ATGATCGCCGCGCTGCGCGCGTGGTGGGAGGGCGAGGACGCCGCCGCCCGCGGCGCCCTGGTGCTGATCGTGCTCGCCGCCGCGGTGGCGCGCGCGGCATCGCTCGGCCAACCCATGCGCTACGACGAGTCGGTCACGTTTCTCTATTTCATCGGCCGGCCGTGGGGCACCGCGATCAGCTCGTATCAGTTTCCCAACAACCATCTGCTCTATACCGTGGCCGCCAAGCTGACGTCCCTGCTCGGCGGCGGGGCCGCCTGGGCGCTGCGGCTGCCGGCGTTCGTGGCCGGCGTGGCGATCGTGCCGCTCACGTACGCGGTGGGGCGCGCGCTGTTCACCAGAGCGTCGGGCCTCATCGGCGCCGCGCTCGCGGCCGGCTCGACGCCGCTCATCCTGTATTCGGCCAACGCGCGCGGGTATGCGTTCGTGGTCGCGGCGTATCTGGGGCTGCTGCTCATCGCGGCGCGCATCCGCGACGCGGGCGCCACGCGGCGGCGGTGGATCGCGTTCGCGCTGGTCGGGGGCGCGGGCCTGGCGACGATCCCCGTGATGCTGTATCCGCTGGGCGCGGTGGCGCTCTGGCTGGCGCTCGCGCTCGTCGTGGAGCGCGGCGCGGCCGCGGGGCCCACGCTGGCGGGGCTGGCCGCGGCGCTCGCCGGCGCGGGGCTGGTGGCGCTCGTCGCCTACGCGCCGATCCTCGGCGCCAATGGCCTGGCGGCGCTCACCGCCAACAAGTTCGTGGCCGCGTCGTCGTGGCCGCATTTCTATCGGGAACTGCTTCCCGGAATCGCGGACGCCCTCGCCAGTTGGGGGCAGCCATTCCCGCTTCCCGTGGCCGTGCTCCTCGCGCTGGCCGCCGCGGCCGGCGCCGCGGGGTCCATGCGCATCACGCGCGAGGGCGTGTCGGTGCTGCTGGCCGCGTACGTGTGGAGCGCCGCGCTGCTCATCGCCACGCACCGCGCGCCCTTTCCGCGCACCTGGCTCTGGCTGGTGCCGGTGGCCGCGCTGCTCGTGGGCGTGGCGGGCGATCGCGTGCTGCGCCTGCCCTGGCTGTCGCGTGCGGCATCGCACGTGCCGGCGATCTCGGCGGCGGCCGCCCTGGCCGCCGTGGCGTGGGGCATCGAGACGCACGCCGTGGCCCGGTCGCTCGACACCGGCGTGTTCCAGGGCGCGCACGACGTGGCCCAGGCCCTCGCCACGCGGGCGCAGCGGGGCGACCGCGTGCTGGCGTGGATCCCGTCCAACGCGCCGCTGCAGTATTACATGTTGCGCGCCGGCGCCGACACCAGCCTCCTGTCCACGCCCGACAGCGCCACCACCCGTGAGATCATCGTGTTGAACGAGAACTATGGACAGTCCGTGCCGTGGGCCGTCGCCGTCGGGATGGTGGACACGGCCCGGTTCGGCCCCATCGCGCCGGCCATGCACGCGCGCGACGGCGACGTGTACGTGGCGGAACTCAAGGCGGGCCACCCATGA
- a CDS encoding tetratricopeptide repeat protein codes for MSWWSRLLGGKSKSDLKPQRLDYLNEALALERQGDYDAALTSYRLALRDHPNDPKILQNMAIAYSRTSRLEDAVRCYRRALELAPELGGAHYGLAFLLLKRDDRAGAMEHLDAFLGIAPSGGDTERWVQHARQTLSELRSGADATPPELEP; via the coding sequence ATGTCTTGGTGGAGCCGCCTACTCGGCGGCAAGTCGAAATCTGACCTCAAGCCGCAGCGCCTCGACTATCTGAACGAAGCGCTGGCGCTCGAGCGCCAGGGGGATTACGACGCCGCGCTGACGTCGTACCGGCTCGCGTTGCGCGATCACCCGAACGACCCCAAGATCCTCCAGAACATGGCCATCGCGTACTCCCGCACCTCGCGGCTGGAGGACGCGGTCCGCTGCTACCGCCGCGCGCTCGAACTCGCGCCGGAACTCGGCGGCGCGCACTACGGACTGGCGTTCCTGCTGCTCAAGCGCGACGACCGCGCCGGCGCCATGGAGCACCTGGATGCGTTTCTCGGCATCGCGCCCTCCGGCGGAGACACCGAGCGCTGGGTGCAGCACGCCCGGCAGACGCTGTCCGAACTGCGGTCCGGCGCCGACGCCACCCCCCCGGAACTCGAGCCATAA
- the ligA gene encoding NAD-dependent DNA ligase LigA — protein MSGVPAEAAARAATLREQLERASYEYYVLDRPSIEDRAFDALFRELQALEAAHPALRTPDSPTQRVGTAPQSQFRKHAHLVPMISLGNAFTEAELAAWEERIARVVADDVRRGGYTCELKIDGAAVSLTYRDGVLVTGATRGNGAVGEDVTPNLRTVHDIPLRLRGDRHPALVEVRGEVYMPFSGFERMNEERVRAGEPVFANPRNSAAGALRQLDPAVSAQRPLRFFGYSAALPDGAALPVATQWELLDLLETWGFPVAPRRARGATLDDVHAWARHVEHEVRAELDFAIDGGVVKVDALALQEELGVIGGREPRWAIARKFAPDIAETRLVRIGVNVGRTGSLNPYAELEPVEIGGTTVRMATLHNFDRIRDKDLREGDRVQVKRAGDVIPQVIGPIPEQRDPDHPPVPFVPPAACPVCATPVRRDEEEVAIYCPNVGCPGRRLEGLAHFASREAMDIRGLSYARLEQLVRAGLVRDAADLYTLRADHLTALERFAAKSAEGLVAAIDASRAQPLSRLLFGLGIRHVGAGAAQLLARHFGTLGALQDAARREAGAEEIVAVRGIGQTIADSVVAYLRDPAADHLLERLAAAGVNPSEPTPAGSGSALAGQTFVITGTLPTLSRSQARELIEANGGRVTESVSKKTTAVVAGDEAGGKLERAVALGVEAIDEAELLRRVAP, from the coding sequence GTGAGTGGCGTCCCGGCGGAAGCCGCGGCGCGCGCCGCGACCCTCCGCGAGCAGCTCGAGCGCGCGAGTTACGAGTACTACGTCCTCGATCGGCCCTCGATCGAGGACCGGGCGTTTGACGCCCTGTTCCGCGAGTTGCAGGCCCTGGAGGCCGCGCATCCCGCGCTGCGCACGCCCGACTCGCCCACGCAGCGCGTGGGCACCGCGCCGCAGAGCCAGTTCCGCAAGCACGCGCACCTGGTGCCGATGATCTCGCTGGGCAACGCGTTCACCGAAGCCGAGCTCGCGGCATGGGAGGAGCGCATCGCGCGGGTGGTGGCCGACGACGTGCGGCGCGGCGGGTACACCTGCGAACTCAAGATCGACGGCGCCGCGGTGTCGCTCACCTACCGCGACGGCGTGCTCGTCACCGGCGCCACCCGCGGCAACGGCGCGGTGGGCGAGGACGTGACGCCCAATCTGCGCACCGTGCACGACATCCCGCTGCGACTGCGCGGCGACCGGCATCCGGCGCTGGTCGAGGTGCGCGGCGAGGTGTACATGCCGTTCAGCGGGTTCGAGCGCATGAACGAGGAGCGCGTGCGCGCCGGCGAGCCGGTGTTCGCCAACCCGCGCAACTCCGCCGCCGGCGCGCTGCGGCAGCTCGACCCGGCCGTGTCGGCGCAGCGGCCGCTGCGCTTCTTCGGCTACTCGGCGGCGCTCCCCGACGGCGCCGCGCTCCCGGTGGCGACGCAGTGGGAACTGCTCGACCTGCTCGAGACGTGGGGCTTTCCGGTGGCGCCGCGCCGCGCCCGCGGCGCGACGCTCGACGACGTGCACGCCTGGGCCCGGCACGTGGAGCACGAGGTGCGCGCCGAACTGGACTTCGCGATCGACGGCGGGGTGGTGAAGGTCGACGCGCTCGCCCTGCAGGAGGAGCTGGGGGTGATCGGCGGGCGCGAGCCGCGCTGGGCGATCGCCCGCAAGTTCGCGCCCGACATCGCCGAGACGCGCCTCGTCCGCATCGGCGTGAACGTGGGACGCACCGGCTCGCTCAATCCGTATGCCGAGCTCGAACCGGTGGAGATCGGCGGCACGACGGTGCGCATGGCCACGCTGCACAACTTCGACCGCATCCGCGACAAGGATCTGCGGGAGGGCGACCGCGTGCAGGTCAAGCGCGCCGGCGACGTGATTCCCCAGGTGATCGGGCCGATCCCGGAGCAACGCGACCCCGACCATCCGCCGGTTCCGTTCGTGCCCCCGGCGGCGTGCCCGGTGTGCGCCACGCCGGTGCGCCGCGACGAGGAGGAGGTGGCCATCTACTGCCCCAACGTCGGCTGTCCGGGCCGGCGGCTGGAAGGGCTCGCGCACTTCGCGTCGCGCGAGGCGATGGACATCCGCGGCCTGTCGTACGCGCGCCTGGAGCAACTCGTGCGCGCCGGACTGGTGCGCGACGCCGCCGACCTCTACACGTTGCGGGCCGATCATCTCACGGCGCTGGAGCGGTTCGCCGCGAAGAGCGCCGAGGGGTTGGTGGCGGCGATCGACGCATCGCGCGCCCAGCCCCTGTCGCGGCTCCTGTTCGGGCTCGGCATCCGCCACGTGGGCGCGGGGGCGGCACAGCTCCTGGCCCGGCACTTCGGCACGCTCGGCGCCCTGCAGGACGCCGCCCGGCGCGAGGCCGGCGCCGAGGAGATCGTGGCCGTGCGCGGCATCGGCCAGACGATCGCCGATTCGGTGGTGGCGTACCTGCGGGATCCCGCGGCCGACCACCTGCTGGAGCGGCTGGCCGCGGCCGGGGTCAATCCGAGCGAACCCACGCCCGCCGGCTCGGGGAGTGCCCTCGCGGGGCAGACGTTCGTCATCACAGGAACGCTCCCCACGCTCTCGCGCAGCCAGGCCCGGGAACTGATCGAGGCCAATGGCGGACGCGTGACGGAGAGCGTCTCGAAGAAGACCACCGCGGTGGTGGCCGGCGACGAGGCGGGCGGGAAGCTCGAGAGGGCGGTGGCCCTTGGTGTGGAAGCGATCGATGAAGCGGAGCTGTTGCGACGCGTAGCCCCGTAA
- a CDS encoding GAF domain-containing protein produces the protein MDSSIDNAPAAARDDGNEPAAQEVERLRSRIADLQRERDHLIAVVDILQEISSSLHFVDILQAIARKLGEAFGLDRCAIFLSGNKDEVRLVASYEDPTIRNLVVDLKRYPELQRAFESGETVFIPDAASDPMFRAVKPALDTRNVRSIIVVPIQWQGAVIGAIFLRTERDAQPFSDADVHFCQVVASLTAKALRNAHRFEAAMRTQKDTSQSERRAEVQRMALLAFLRRLLDRHAAGEAEVWSGAALSRASDDEIDRLVSVAMQVLDEEAKG, from the coding sequence ATGGATTCGAGCATCGACAACGCCCCCGCGGCCGCGCGCGACGACGGGAACGAGCCGGCGGCGCAGGAAGTCGAACGTCTGCGCAGCCGCATCGCCGACCTGCAGCGCGAACGCGACCACCTGATCGCCGTCGTGGACATCCTGCAGGAGATCTCCTCGTCGCTCCACTTCGTGGACATCCTGCAGGCCATCGCCCGCAAGCTCGGCGAGGCGTTCGGGCTCGACCGCTGCGCGATCTTCCTGTCGGGCAACAAGGACGAGGTGCGGCTGGTGGCCAGCTACGAGGACCCGACCATCCGCAACCTCGTCGTGGATCTCAAGCGCTATCCGGAGTTGCAGCGGGCGTTCGAGTCGGGGGAGACGGTGTTCATCCCCGACGCGGCCAGCGACCCGATGTTCCGGGCCGTGAAGCCGGCGCTGGATACGCGCAACGTGCGGTCGATCATCGTCGTGCCCATCCAATGGCAGGGCGCGGTGATCGGCGCGATCTTCCTCCGCACCGAGCGCGACGCGCAGCCGTTCAGCGACGCCGACGTCCACTTCTGCCAGGTGGTGGCGTCGCTCACCGCCAAGGCGCTGCGCAACGCGCATCGGTTCGAGGCGGCCATGCGCACGCAGAAGGACACGTCGCAATCGGAGCGCCGGGCGGAGGTGCAACGCATGGCCCTGCTCGCCTTCCTCCGCCGGCTGCTCGACCGGCACGCGGCCGGCGAGGCCGAGGTGTGGTCGGGCGCCGCCCTGTCGCGCGCGTCCGACGACGAGATCGATCGCCTGGTCTCGGTGGCCATGCAGGTGCTCGACGAAGAGGCCAAGGGGTGA
- a CDS encoding V4R domain-containing protein, which yields MTQSIPLAGSGMIALTRDALAALRAALFRDLGADAANYLQEAGYAGGGALFSAFGEWSVRNGYGPAASIAADDFQRCASEFFRDLGWGSIALGTLHGAVGTLDSADWGEADPQAAMEFPGCHLTTGMFADFFGRLADTPMAVMEVECRSMGAPRCRFLLGSTDALHHVYEEMSRGVAYEDAVAASV from the coding sequence ATGACCCAATCCATCCCGCTTGCCGGCAGTGGCATGATCGCGCTCACGCGCGACGCACTGGCCGCGTTGCGCGCCGCGCTGTTCCGCGACCTGGGGGCCGACGCCGCCAACTATCTCCAGGAGGCGGGCTATGCCGGCGGCGGCGCGCTGTTCTCGGCATTCGGCGAATGGAGCGTGCGCAACGGCTACGGACCGGCCGCGTCCATCGCCGCCGACGACTTCCAGCGCTGCGCCAGCGAGTTCTTCCGCGACCTGGGCTGGGGCTCGATCGCCCTCGGCACGCTGCACGGCGCCGTGGGCACGCTCGACAGCGCCGACTGGGGCGAGGCCGACCCGCAGGCGGCCATGGAATTTCCGGGGTGCCATCTGACCACCGGCATGTTCGCCGACTTCTTCGGCCGGCTGGCCGACACGCCGATGGCGGTCATGGAAGTGGAGTGCCGCTCGATGGGCGCCCCGCGCTGCCGGTTCCTGCTCGGGAGCACCGACGCCCTGCACCACGTGTACGAGGAGATGAGCCGCGGCGTCGCCTATGAAGACGCCGTCGCCGCCTCGGTGTAG
- a CDS encoding SDR family oxidoreductase: MAGLLAGRTAVVTGASRGIGMACAATLARAGARLALVARSAEPLRRMAAELGGDAFAVPCDVGDAGAVDAALGALREALGADAPDILVNNAGIFSVQPLEQTSPEDFARALGVNLVAPFLLTRALLPGMKARRSGHIVTIGSIADHAAFPGNAAYAASKYGVRGLHEVLRVELRGTGVRATLVSPGPVDTDLWTPANLGARPGIPARPEMLPPQAVADAVLFAVTQAAAVNIDELRLSHS; this comes from the coding sequence ATGGCCGGCCTGCTGGCGGGTCGCACGGCGGTCGTTACCGGCGCCTCCCGGGGCATCGGGATGGCGTGCGCCGCGACGCTCGCCCGCGCCGGAGCCCGCCTGGCCCTCGTCGCCCGGTCGGCCGAACCGCTGCGGCGCATGGCGGCGGAGTTGGGCGGTGACGCGTTCGCCGTGCCCTGCGACGTGGGCGACGCGGGCGCGGTGGACGCCGCGCTCGGCGCCCTTCGCGAGGCGCTGGGCGCCGACGCCCCCGACATCCTCGTGAACAACGCGGGGATCTTCTCGGTGCAGCCGCTGGAGCAGACCTCGCCCGAGGACTTCGCCCGCGCGCTGGGGGTGAACCTCGTGGCGCCCTTCCTGCTGACGCGCGCGCTCCTGCCGGGCATGAAGGCCCGCCGCAGCGGCCACATCGTGACCATCGGTTCGATTGCCGATCACGCGGCGTTCCCGGGCAACGCCGCGTACGCGGCCAGCAAGTACGGCGTGCGCGGCCTGCACGAAGTGCTGCGCGTGGAGCTCCGCGGCACCGGCGTCCGGGCCACGCTCGTGTCGCCGGGCCCGGTGGATACCGATCTCTGGACACCGGCCAACCTCGGCGCGCGGCCCGGCATCCCGGCGCGCCCCGAGATGCTCCCCCCGCAGGCCGTGGCCGACGCGGTCCTGTTCGCGGTCACGCAGGCGGCGGCCGTCAACATCGACGAGCTGCGCCTGTCGCACAGCTGA
- a CDS encoding long-chain fatty acid--CoA ligase, translated as MIATGGPRNSQPGTLNHLFFDAVTRYDKPDALQVKVNGRYEPISHGTLFSRVRHAAIGLAELGVRHGDRVVLLSENRPEWAIADFACLASGVTDVPIYPNETPEAAAYIIQDSRAVAAFVSTAEQAAKIAAVRQECPTLQHVIGFNDVREPGVDHTLLELEANGAAALTPAREDAFRRGAMAVEPDHLATIIYTSGTTGKPKGVMLSHDNLYSNVMAAREVIPFTGHDTCLSFLPLSHVFERMAGHYLMLATGTSIAYAESIDTVPINLAEVRPTLVLSVPRLYEKMYARVLENALAGGGAKKQIFFWARRVADRWADQKLAGREPGGLLALQYTIAQHLVFSKLQARTGGRMRYFVSGGAPLAPEINKFFYAAGLVILEGYGLTETSPVICVNTPKDFRIGSVGKPVPGVEVQIAADGEILTRGPHVMKGYFGQPDATAEVLDKDGWFFTGDIGLLENDFLRITDRKKDIIVTAGGKNIAPQPIENEIRTNKYISQVVMIGDKRKFPIVLVVPNWEQLEKWAKYKNLLWTDRAQLLTMPTVQAKMEKEVFSKTAHLARYEQPKKVGLLEHDFSLERGELTPTLKVKRRVVDRAYKSVIDELYREEPEPGDPA; from the coding sequence ATGATCGCGACCGGAGGCCCCCGCAATTCCCAACCGGGCACGCTGAATCACCTGTTCTTTGACGCCGTCACGCGATACGACAAGCCCGACGCGCTGCAGGTGAAGGTGAACGGGCGCTACGAGCCCATCTCGCACGGCACGCTGTTCAGCCGCGTGCGCCACGCGGCGATCGGACTGGCCGAGCTGGGCGTGCGCCACGGCGACCGCGTGGTGCTGCTGTCCGAGAACCGTCCCGAGTGGGCGATCGCCGACTTCGCCTGTCTGGCCAGCGGCGTCACCGACGTGCCGATCTATCCCAACGAGACGCCAGAAGCGGCCGCCTACATCATCCAGGATTCCCGCGCCGTGGCCGCGTTCGTCTCCACCGCCGAACAGGCGGCCAAGATCGCCGCCGTCCGCCAGGAATGTCCCACGCTCCAGCACGTGATCGGGTTCAACGACGTGCGGGAACCCGGAGTGGACCACACACTGCTCGAACTCGAAGCCAACGGGGCCGCGGCGTTGACCCCGGCGCGCGAGGACGCGTTCCGCCGCGGCGCGATGGCGGTGGAGCCCGATCATCTGGCCACGATCATCTACACCTCGGGCACCACCGGCAAGCCCAAGGGCGTGATGCTGTCGCACGACAACCTGTACTCCAACGTGATGGCCGCCAGGGAGGTCATCCCGTTCACGGGGCACGATACCTGCCTCAGCTTCCTGCCGCTGTCGCACGTGTTCGAGCGCATGGCCGGCCACTACCTGATGCTGGCCACCGGCACGTCGATCGCATACGCCGAGTCCATCGACACGGTGCCGATCAACCTCGCCGAGGTGCGCCCCACGCTCGTGCTCTCCGTGCCGCGGCTGTACGAGAAGATGTACGCCCGCGTGCTCGAGAACGCGCTCGCCGGCGGCGGCGCCAAGAAGCAGATCTTCTTCTGGGCGCGGCGCGTGGCGGACCGATGGGCCGACCAGAAGCTGGCCGGCCGCGAGCCCGGTGGCCTGCTGGCGCTGCAGTACACCATTGCCCAGCACCTCGTGTTCTCCAAACTGCAGGCCCGCACCGGCGGGCGCATGCGCTACTTCGTGTCCGGCGGCGCGCCGCTGGCGCCCGAGATCAACAAGTTCTTCTACGCGGCGGGCCTCGTGATCCTCGAGGGCTACGGGCTCACCGAGACGTCGCCAGTGATCTGCGTGAACACGCCCAAGGACTTCCGCATCGGCTCGGTGGGCAAGCCGGTGCCCGGCGTGGAAGTGCAGATCGCGGCCGATGGCGAGATCCTCACCCGCGGCCCGCACGTCATGAAAGGCTATTTCGGCCAACCCGACGCCACCGCCGAAGTGCTCGACAAGGACGGCTGGTTCTTCACCGGCGACATCGGGCTGCTCGAGAACGACTTCCTGCGCATCACCGATCGCAAGAAGGACATCATCGTCACCGCGGGCGGCAAGAACATCGCCCCGCAGCCGATCGAGAATGAGATCAGGACCAACAAGTACATCTCGCAGGTGGTGATGATCGGCGACAAGCGGAAGTTCCCGATCGTCCTCGTCGTCCCCAACTGGGAGCAGCTCGAGAAGTGGGCCAAGTACAAGAACCTGCTCTGGACCGATCGCGCCCAACTGCTCACGATGCCCACCGTGCAGGCGAAGATGGAGAAGGAGGTCTTCTCCAAGACCGCGCACCTGGCGCGCTACGAGCAACCCAAGAAAGTGGGCCTGCTCGAGCACGACTTCAGCCTCGAGCGCGGCGAGTTGACGCCCACGCTCAAGGTGAAGCGCCGCGTGGTGGACCGCGCGTACAAATCGGTGATCGACGAGTTGTATCGCGAGGAACCTGAGCCCGGCGACCCGGCCTGA
- a CDS encoding ParA family protein, whose protein sequence is MQRILAVVSQKGGVGKTTTAINVAAAFAQRGVKTLLVDMDPQGSVRFGVGLQGPGTGPGIADYLTGARELKDIVRGTALPFLRVLLAGSVADSGDHGAYQALVASSTRLGELLALARDRGYLVIVDTPPGLGPVVHRVLGVADRVLVPLQCEPLALQTTSQILKGIRTAVAEHPKLKLEGIILTMFEEHNALSTRIAAYVRQHLPADLVFDVTIPRTAATVEAFAAGQPVVVRSPADEASVAYTALADVLATRMAG, encoded by the coding sequence GTGCAGCGCATCCTGGCCGTGGTGAGTCAGAAGGGAGGCGTGGGCAAGACGACGACCGCGATCAACGTCGCGGCCGCGTTCGCCCAGCGCGGCGTGAAGACGCTGCTCGTGGACATGGATCCGCAGGGCTCGGTGCGGTTCGGCGTGGGGCTGCAGGGTCCCGGCACCGGACCCGGCATCGCCGACTACCTCACCGGGGCCCGCGAGCTCAAGGACATCGTGCGCGGCACGGCGCTGCCCTTTCTGCGCGTGCTCCTCGCGGGCTCGGTGGCCGACAGCGGCGATCACGGCGCCTATCAGGCGCTGGTGGCCAGCTCCACCCGGCTCGGCGAACTGCTCGCACTCGCCCGTGATCGCGGCTACCTGGTGATCGTGGACACGCCGCCCGGCCTCGGACCCGTGGTTCATCGCGTGCTCGGCGTGGCGGATCGCGTCCTCGTGCCGCTCCAGTGCGAGCCGTTGGCGCTCCAGACCACGTCGCAGATCCTCAAAGGCATCCGGACCGCCGTGGCCGAGCATCCAAAACTCAAGCTCGAGGGTATCATCCTCACGATGTTCGAGGAACACAATGCCCTCTCGACGCGGATCGCCGCCTATGTCCGCCAGCATCTGCCGGCCGATCTCGTGTTCGACGTGACGATTCCGCGCACCGCCGCCACGGTGGAAGCGTTCGCCGCCGGCCAGCCCGTGGTGGTGCGCTCCCCGGCCGATGAGGCGTCGGTGGCATACACCGCCCTCGCCGACGTGCTCGCCACACGGATGGCCGGATGA
- a CDS encoding thymidine phosphorylase, with product MDARQLIERKRDGGRLAPDEWTAFIRAYAAGQITDYQMSAFLMACFIRGLDRGETAALTDAMLGSGGRLELGHLGKARIDKHSTGGVGDKVSLILAPLVSCLGVAVPMMSGRGLGHTGGTLDKLEAIPGFRTRLSLAEARAELEAIGCALIGQTEEIAPADRKMYALRDATATVESIPLISASIMSKKLAEGLTGLVLDVKRGSGAFLPELDAELELAGTMVSLGADHGCPVVALLTAMDRPLGRACGNALETEEAIHALRGEGPPDLMDVTYALGAEMLLLAGAAADGADARRRLEGAIAGGQAARQFQRIIEAQGGNPAVVDDPALLPQARECELFAAPRRGFVARIEPRAIGYGVTTLGGGRTTVADVIDPTVGFVITAKPGDWVEAGEALATVFARDARGVAAGRACLAGAIVIADDAEPPLPLISHRVSQAGVERYASR from the coding sequence ATGGACGCACGACAGCTCATCGAACGCAAACGCGACGGCGGCCGCCTCGCGCCCGACGAATGGACCGCCTTCATCCGCGCGTACGCGGCGGGGCAGATCACCGACTATCAGATGTCGGCGTTCCTCATGGCGTGCTTCATCCGCGGCCTCGATCGCGGCGAGACGGCGGCCCTCACCGACGCCATGCTGGGCAGCGGCGGCCGGCTCGAACTCGGCCACCTGGGCAAGGCCCGCATCGACAAGCACTCCACCGGCGGCGTCGGCGACAAGGTGTCGCTGATCCTGGCTCCGCTGGTCTCGTGCCTGGGGGTTGCCGTGCCGATGATGTCGGGGCGCGGACTGGGCCATACGGGCGGCACGCTCGACAAGCTCGAGGCCATTCCCGGATTCCGCACCCGCCTGTCGCTGGCCGAAGCCCGCGCCGAGCTGGAGGCCATCGGGTGCGCGCTGATCGGCCAGACGGAGGAGATCGCGCCGGCCGATCGCAAGATGTACGCGCTGCGCGATGCCACGGCCACGGTGGAGTCCATCCCGCTCATCTCGGCGAGCATCATGAGCAAGAAGCTCGCCGAAGGGCTCACCGGCCTGGTCCTCGACGTGAAGCGCGGGTCGGGGGCATTCCTGCCCGAGCTGGATGCCGAGCTGGAACTGGCCGGCACCATGGTGTCGCTGGGCGCGGATCACGGGTGCCCGGTGGTGGCGCTGCTGACGGCGATGGACCGGCCGCTGGGCCGCGCCTGCGGCAACGCGCTGGAGACCGAGGAGGCCATCCACGCGCTGCGCGGCGAGGGACCGCCGGACCTCATGGACGTGACGTATGCGTTGGGCGCCGAGATGTTGCTGCTGGCCGGCGCCGCCGCCGACGGCGCCGACGCGCGGCGCCGCCTCGAGGGCGCGATCGCGGGCGGGCAGGCCGCCCGGCAGTTCCAGCGGATCATCGAGGCGCAGGGCGGCAATCCCGCCGTGGTGGACGATCCGGCGCTGCTGCCGCAGGCCCGCGAGTGCGAACTGTTCGCGGCGCCGCGACGGGGATTCGTGGCCCGCATCGAGCCGCGCGCCATCGGGTACGGCGTGACCACGCTGGGCGGTGGCCGCACGACGGTGGCCGACGTGATCGATCCGACGGTGGGGTTCGTGATCACCGCCAAGCCCGGCGACTGGGTGGAGGCCGGCGAGGCGCTGGCCACCGTATTCGCGCGCGACGCCCGCGGCGTGGCGGCCGGCCGCGCGTGCCTCGCCGGGGCGATCGTCATCGCCGACGACGCCGAGCCGCCGCTGCCGCTGATCTCGCACCGCGTGAGCCAGGCGGGCGTCGAGCGGTACGCGTCGCGATGA
- a CDS encoding phosphoribosyltransferase family protein, translating to MSPRKTTVEPSQGVFNVEWPLFGELSRSLALKVARGYAPDIVIGVATAGVVPGAVIAAILDVEFHSILVSRRYRSDHVRETPAVFGQVPHEVRGRKVLLVDETCDSGATMRLAVSAVVNAGAAEVRTAVAFRTGDYVPDFHAIATQSTVILPWDREVLVDGELVPNPRYAEALEELG from the coding sequence ATGTCGCCGCGCAAGACCACGGTCGAACCTTCACAGGGCGTGTTCAATGTCGAATGGCCGCTGTTCGGGGAGCTGTCGCGCAGCCTGGCCCTCAAGGTAGCCCGCGGTTACGCCCCGGACATCGTCATCGGGGTGGCCACGGCGGGGGTGGTGCCCGGCGCCGTGATCGCCGCCATCCTCGACGTGGAGTTCCACTCGATCCTGGTGAGCCGCCGCTACCGCTCGGACCATGTGCGCGAGACGCCGGCGGTGTTCGGGCAGGTGCCGCACGAGGTGCGCGGCCGCAAGGTGCTGCTCGTGGACGAGACCTGCGATTCGGGCGCCACGATGCGCCTGGCCGTGTCGGCGGTGGTGAACGCCGGCGCCGCGGAGGTGCGCACGGCGGTGGCGTTCCGCACCGGCGATTACGTGCCAGACTTCCACGCCATCGCCACGCAGAGCACGGTCATCCTGCCCTGGGACCGCGAGGTCCTGGTGGACGGCGAGCTCGTGCCCAACCCGCGGTACGCCGAGGCGCTCGAAGAGCTGGGCTAG